One stretch of Variovorax sp. 54 DNA includes these proteins:
- a CDS encoding fimbria/pilus outer membrane usher protein yields MAEPRPRISRRWRAEQAVHVARALLAPFALAPFALALTALPALAAPVAQAAPAAMTLYLEVSLNGMARGLHPFRLEGGALWASRAVLRELSFTLPESGSGAEWLPLRDLPGLAADYDAVRQQLTLTAPLAMLRLPTATVGESAVTAQPLSTSTGLLLNYDLYGTQGRGGSSNLSAFGELRAFRGASVLSTTWLMQRTHDSSGWKDQSVRMDSTWSQAFPDKMLTLRVGDTLTGALPWSRATRIGGIQLSRDFGLQPYRQTAPLPSFIGSATMPSDVELFIDGIRQYSGQVPAGPFQLNTLPRINSTGTAQVVVTDALGRAATLSFSLFDSSRLLAPGLSDWTVDLGVVRRNYGLRSFDYGKQPVLTGTWRRGLSDSFTMEAHGEATRGLALVGAGGVWQLGAAGTLSAALAGSRHDADNPGGSRSGTQTSLGYLWRQERLSVGLNGTRTQGDYRDVATAYGSAPAKGSASASVGFDMGGLGNVSVSYLYLRPIGQSASRYASVNWFRSIGRASSISVGMNQNLDKRNDRGVFIGLSWSWDAQTSVSAGVQRSGDQGTVGTVSAQQSPLGDGGWGWRATARTGGGATGGQAEVNYLGPYGRVQAGVSEMGGSSASRYAYAGASGALVLMGGGVLASRRIDDAFAVVDTDGVAGVPVKLENRPVGQTNSSGLLLVVPVNAYQNNKLAIDPMDLPADVRIERAETLITPAGRSGARAHFGITPVRAANVALMDAQGQPLPLGSRVQVNGQDGGGAVVGYDGWVYLDTLDVRNTLAVRAPDGAVCRAQFDWRRPEGGGLQKERLTCVR; encoded by the coding sequence ATGGCAGAACCACGGCCCCGGATCTCGCGCCGCTGGCGCGCTGAGCAGGCCGTGCACGTGGCGAGGGCCTTGCTGGCCCCGTTCGCACTGGCGCCATTTGCGCTGGCCCTGACCGCGCTGCCCGCCTTGGCTGCGCCTGTCGCCCAGGCCGCGCCGGCTGCCATGACGCTGTACCTGGAGGTCAGTCTCAACGGCATGGCGCGCGGGCTGCACCCGTTTCGCCTGGAGGGCGGGGCCCTGTGGGCCTCCCGCGCGGTGCTGCGCGAACTGAGTTTCACCTTGCCCGAGAGTGGCAGCGGTGCCGAATGGTTGCCCCTGCGCGACCTGCCCGGGCTCGCGGCCGACTACGACGCCGTGCGCCAGCAACTGACCCTGACCGCCCCGCTGGCGATGCTGCGCCTGCCCACCGCCACGGTGGGCGAGAGCGCCGTCACCGCGCAGCCCCTGAGCACATCGACCGGCCTGCTGCTGAACTACGACCTCTACGGCACCCAGGGCCGGGGCGGCAGCAGCAACCTGAGCGCCTTCGGCGAGCTGCGCGCCTTCCGCGGCGCCAGCGTGCTCAGCACCACCTGGCTGATGCAGCGCACGCACGACAGCAGCGGCTGGAAGGACCAGTCCGTGCGCATGGACAGCACCTGGAGCCAGGCCTTCCCCGACAAGATGCTCACCCTGCGCGTGGGCGACACGCTCACCGGCGCGCTGCCCTGGTCGCGCGCCACGCGCATCGGCGGCATCCAGCTGTCGCGCGACTTCGGCTTGCAGCCCTACCGGCAGACAGCGCCGCTGCCCAGCTTCATCGGCTCGGCCACGATGCCGTCGGACGTGGAGCTGTTCATCGACGGCATCCGTCAGTACAGCGGCCAGGTGCCGGCGGGGCCCTTCCAGCTCAACACGCTGCCGCGTATCAACAGCACGGGCACGGCGCAGGTGGTGGTGACCGACGCACTGGGCCGCGCCGCCACGCTGAGCTTTTCGCTCTTCGACAGCAGCCGCCTGCTGGCGCCCGGGCTGAGCGACTGGACGGTCGACCTGGGCGTGGTGCGCCGCAACTACGGCCTGCGCTCTTTCGATTACGGCAAGCAGCCGGTGCTGACCGGCACCTGGCGCCGGGGCCTCAGCGACAGCTTCACGATGGAGGCGCACGGCGAAGCGACGCGCGGCCTGGCGCTGGTCGGCGCAGGCGGCGTGTGGCAGCTGGGCGCCGCGGGCACGCTGTCGGCAGCGTTGGCGGGCAGCCGGCACGACGCCGACAACCCCGGAGGCAGCCGCAGCGGCACGCAGACCAGCCTGGGCTACCTGTGGCGGCAGGAGCGCCTGTCGGTGGGCCTGAACGGCACGCGCACCCAGGGCGACTACCGCGACGTGGCAACGGCCTACGGCTCGGCGCCAGCCAAGGGCAGCGCCAGCGCGAGCGTGGGCTTCGACATGGGCGGCCTGGGCAACGTCAGCGTCAGCTACCTCTACCTGCGCCCGATCGGGCAGAGCGCGTCGCGCTACGCCAGCGTGAACTGGTTCCGGTCGATCGGGCGCGCGTCCTCGATCTCGGTGGGCATGAACCAGAACCTGGACAAGCGCAACGACCGCGGTGTCTTCATCGGCCTGAGCTGGTCGTGGGACGCGCAGACCAGCGTGAGCGCCGGTGTGCAGCGCAGCGGCGACCAGGGCACGGTGGGCACCGTCAGCGCGCAGCAGTCCCCCCTCGGCGACGGCGGCTGGGGCTGGCGCGCCACCGCGCGCACCGGCGGCGGTGCGACCGGCGGGCAGGCCGAAGTCAACTACCTGGGCCCCTACGGCCGCGTGCAGGCCGGGGTGAGCGAGATGGGCGGCAGCAGCGCCAGCCGCTACGCCTACGCGGGTGCCAGCGGTGCGCTGGTGCTGATGGGCGGCGGGGTGCTGGCCTCGCGGCGCATCGACGACGCCTTTGCGGTGGTCGACACCGACGGCGTGGCCGGCGTGCCCGTGAAGCTCGAGAATCGCCCGGTGGGGCAGACGAATTCGAGCGGGCTGCTGCTGGTCGTGCCGGTGAATGCCTACCAGAACAACAAGCTGGCGATCGACCCGATGGACCTGCCCGCCGACGTGCGCATCGAGCGCGCCGAGACCCTCATCACCCCCGCCGGCCGGTCGGGCGCGCGGGCGCATTTCGGCATCACGCCCGTGCGGGCTGCGAACGTGGCACTGATGGACGCGCAAGGCCAGCCCTTGCCGCTGGGCAGCCGCGTGCAGGTGAACGGGCAGGACGGCGGCGGTGCGGTGGTGGGCTATGACGGCTGGGTGTACCTGGACACGCTGGACGTGCGCAACACGCTGGCCGTGCGCGCGCCCGACGGTGCGGTGTGCCGGGCGCAGTTCGACTGGCGGCGCCCCGAGGGCGGTGGTTTGCAGAAAGAGCGGTTGACATGCGTACGTTGA